Proteins co-encoded in one Amaranthus tricolor cultivar Red isolate AtriRed21 chromosome 7, ASM2621246v1, whole genome shotgun sequence genomic window:
- the LOC130818845 gene encoding agamous-like MADS-box protein AGL80 — translation MPRKKVKLAFIVNDTGRKASYIKRKNGLLKKMDELTTLCDVKACAILETPYEPHPVVWPTHAVAREMIECFEQLPEIEKVEKMVSHQDFLQQRLTKAEQHLEKQQRDNRVEEVTQIMHQCLVGKSIEDLSLLELSDLNWVVNDSLTKIYERIDILKHEKSNEDHSLEGEKSVFNDLMDMQMMDEDWLSFMDGYVGPTIYPQSSSSKSDPHEKAEN, via the coding sequence ATGCCAAGAAAGAAGGTTAAACTAGCCTTCATAGTGAATGACACTGGGCGAAAGGCATCCTACATAAAACGAAAGAATGGTTTACTCAAAAAGATGGATGAACTCACAACCTTATGTGACGTCAAAGCTTGTGCCATCCTTGAAACTCCATATGAGCCTCATCCTGTTGTGTGGCCCACACACGCTGTGGCTCGAGAAATGATCGAATGTTTCGAGCAATTGCCGGAAATTGAGAAAGTGGAGAAGATGGTTAGCCATCAGGATTTTCTGCAGCAGAGATTGACTAAAGCAGAGCAACACTTGGAAAAACAACAAAGGGATAATAGAGTTGAAGAGGTGACTCAAATTATGCACCAGTGTTTGGTTGGTAAGAGTATTGAAGATTTGAGTTTATTGGAGTTAAGTGATCTTAATTGGGTGGTTAATGATTCTTTGACCAAGATTTATGAGAGGATTGACATTTTGAAGCACGAAAAAAGTAATGAGGATCATTCATTAGAAGGGGAAAAGAGTGTTTTTAATGATCTCATGGACATGCAAATGATGGATGAAGATTGGTTATCATTTATGGATGGATATGTTGGGCCCACCATTTACCCTCAATCATCATCTTCAAAGTCAGATCCGCATGAAAAAGCCGAAAACTAA